In Toxoplasma gondii ME49 chromosome VIII, whole genome shotgun sequence, a single genomic region encodes these proteins:
- a CDS encoding hypothetical protein (encoded by transcript TGME49_273595), translated as MKVVPAVPCPLRGEQKLRTVSRSPSHLFSKETCNVVSNVFCCSEACSPELETKATENGDVYEQKTRCPGSLASINEGRKSKRRKLVLAGCTNEETNEPRTQDGADSHRRETKTVQGEELGVSARGSGCRHVSETRARNASRSPANLHSVSQAQCTYTDAEERNVSTSIRGRPVSQSEEQPSHAVRGAVQEQAKAASLSISGPVEESTLPSTEQLSRRSSVSQFPPPACGSSRTKAHLSSCWPTPSGGPASRRTSDDKRTATGCWRAHRRRGLCSPSSVTPPSPPANSPVSSETARRQRETQPAGARDSSSPQRTEAERGDSNPPSHRESSLGNSKGWKLLGASRSSARMRSLQALPADAEIGGVTFSHCFDAVGERKSTRDRRLPAKARSVRSGDAPPVAAASSVFLETEAETNTAHSSCSSGPALPFVQASEMRMTFSSECDTWSEGEKGDTYTFSCHADPDRNVKPESSLLIDPPLATLLASSASLASPPSPSSAALSPPGSHDSVQPSARSSETSCVPSSVTSSVPSSTLSASLTSSPVVHLGCSRTLRSSGNCPGSAREDPGTLPARCGIRTRSSARLQAAAEVSASSSPLQSTSDPAAASCRSGRTRSSAVDTSSSCVLTSKTSASSSSPSPSHLRSGGAAEPAQKSSSRPACSPLVGGASCGPAQSADAASCRLPEKVLRQAILRCALFFSSLNLVPRCCALPLHPLVHPVEVANLSRLRTLIELSSANGCQSLPPGKTRVEGKRTASSAVSQTSALGSAEPPVSSEAPTPRPSAAAPQNAHIHDGGAGQPAAELAQSVSLSPSLSPSCASRSGLPTPQLRSGWPPVQGLGCSRSRPGGGRDALLSESSCPSSFPRSPPPAHTTPLPAASDVAPTESPVFSIASGIGSPACEAASRSLPESQRVPPQAVRTSMCDVAEDREDEGRLAFSGDSVGRRVMATREPQVGDRVGDETREEKDSRNQGRVDLSEPARSAGEACLTEIEGEGEDQGGSETEDRISCVGQRDFEVSREASKDTRDNERGGECRGEKSGRRRIQRLRGTGGELPRERGGTPVTVVDAEVRKLAVDACVDEKGETQGAEPAARRGQVHARQRGENGFICRCVGSGKVGELDRHRRPVLVQGQPESETQAARDEGDNEVNSEDEGSPKLSIPETQTVRSFGEPEVRDRESSLDRETQKQIPRQREHSPSPPSDDRVHDTDGEVMNDATRFRSEREESEESPAGCGFSSLRRGEKTQTILTEKNKTEEATIFLAHASAEETSEDDFCCLAHTHPKLETQDQEENEATGGRNKSHIGGTDKPNEEPLELVKMTETEKGADAQPPEGKCWETRGESLKGKDACIVPVGGTKAELKRTGETEEKLDKTEGPHPASQEGRRPPRTRRQRVLNLRLTSSKAAPESGSSSPNRRRTRRGNLEKQNGFTAPPISNATEFFDDGSGVGRQRTLHWLRRCLRNEMVAPGVEGFFVYLKRHSSSNSSSASVSAPTSSAFHFVAGARLEMIQDGDASLSWLFLPRGLSKEAEEELLLPFFVYVICIYLLCMPYRLRPGVDILSPLLRPLHGMQRRRKAKSAGDETNPATLDGKQEAKGAREGGSEESCFETAETAERQEETELAEGRQREQKREEENQEGRHESERSRGEEEVKSRNAFLASLPEGAALPLAVYEAIEEQDSALARNEIRISSSFSGECRGPPNKSGATRTYLKTVALPVPSSPTGAMSASPASSSPYSCSSRSSSSPSPSSPPSASPPASSPPASSPRASSPPYSSSFTFQWNSERSEDFASTAFPPPASPPPQTAASASRGSLSPSVPTAEAAEGGSAAGQQSASVPGDSLVPEVRAPNLACRLMIDCGDLLLCPRPLLRLLLDKRPFARGVHPHREPDTSEPPEVVRAQQEVALVACSLLSPRATTNRIRDLRAASASLCINFKDHRGPHKSKRVLGVSASRRSGKNKCKSARTRRGREETKVMKESDDEDAKALEETSPVVSAVIRDGGVFHSDVVTAQQCCCQVQQAWPLRFFIFHALDLVLNILPQLLTPLPPETNASNTPASYTNASPQTGPDLASFASSSFASSASSSFQSASLQSCLQLPFCPSERLTEELNRLLGSRRSGYLPSVPPACPRRGRETESPDGLHAERPEGPHAERPEGPHAEKPEGVHAETQRRAATGRPQPAYSAHHQLQQQLNERLWAGAKVETFSSLFFD; from the coding sequence ATGAAGGTCGTCCCCGCCGTGCCTTGCCCCCTTCGAGGGGAACAGAAGTTGCGGACTGTCTCACGGTCGCCATCTCACTTGTTTTCCAAGGAAACATGCAACGTTGTCTCCAATGTATTTTGCTGCAGCGAGGCATGTTCTCCTGAGTTAGAAACAAAAGCCACGGAGAATGGAGATGTATATGAACAGAAGACGCGCTGCCCTGGTAGTCTCGCCTCCATCAATGAAGGGCGAAAATCGAAAAGGCGCAAACTGGTGCTGGCGGGATGCACAAACGAGGAAACCAATGAGCCTCGTACACAGGACGGGGCAGATAGTCATAGACGAGAAACAAAAACAGTTCAGGGAGAAGAGCTTGGTGTCTCTGCACGAGGCAGCGGATGCAGACACGTCAGTGAGACAAGGGCCAGAAATGCGTCGCGCTCGCCGGCGAACCTTCATAGCGTCTCTCAGGCgcagtgtacatacactgaTGCTGAGGAACGGAATGTCTCTACATCCATTAGAGGACGTCCTGTTTCTCAGTCAGAAGAGCAGCCCTCGCACGCCGTTCGTGGAGCTGTACAAGAACAAGCGAAAGCTGCATCCTTGTCGATCTCAGGTCCAGTCGAGGAGTCCACGTTGCCGTCTACCGAGCAGCTCTCACGtcgctcttctgtttcccAGTTTCCCCCTCCAGCCTGTGGTAGCTCCCGAACGAAAGCTCACCTTTCGTCTTGCTGGCCGACGCCATCTGGGGGCCCTGCCTCTCGTCGGACATCCGACGACAAGAGGACTGCCACTGGCTGCTGGAGAGCTCATCGTCGCCGTGGTCTCTGCTCGCCATCTTCTGTAACACCTCCATCGCCGCCTGCGAATTCTCCTGTGTCTTCAGAGACAGCTCGGCGACAGCGCGAGACTCAGCCAGCGGGTGCTCGTGACAGTTCTTCCCCCCAACGAACCGAAGCCGAACGGGGGGACTCGAACCCCCCTTCCCACCGAGAGTCATCACTCGGAAACAGTAAAGGATGGAAGCTGCTTGGtgcctctcgttcttcaGCCAGAATGAGAAGTCTCCAAGCTCTtcccgcagacgcagagatAGGGGGCGTAACCTTTTCACATTGTTTCGATGCCgtcggcgagagaaaaagtacgagagacagaagactcCCTGCGAAAGCGCGCTCTGTGCGGAGCGGAGATGCGCCTCCAGTTGCGGCcgcgtcttctgtgtttcttgagacagaggcagaaacgaacACTGCTCATTCCTCCTGCTCGTCGGGTCCAGCTTTGCCCTTTGTACAGGCCTCTGAGATGcgcatgacgttttcctcaGAATGCGACACATGGtctgaaggagaaaaaggggaTACTTACACGTTTTCCTGCCATGCGGACCCCGACAGGAATGTGAAGCCTGAAAGTTCGTTACTCATCGATCCTCCACTTGCGACTCTCCTGGCTTCATCCGCCTCTCTGGCATCCCCGCCATCCCCTTCCTCTGCcgctttgtctcctcctggCTCCCACGATTCAGTACAACCTTCTGCGCGGTCGTCTGAAACCTCTTGTGTGCCGTCTTCTGTAACCTCTTCGGTACCATCATCAacgctttctgcttctctcacgTCATCGCCTGTGGTACACTTAGGTTGTTCGAGGACGCTGAGATCCTCCGGCAACTGTCCCGGCTCTGCTCGGGAGGATCCAGGGACCTTGCCAGCACGGTGTGGGATTCGCACTCGCTCGTCCGCTCGTCTGCAGGCAGCTGCTGAggtctcggcttcctcctctcctctgcagtCCACATCCGACCCAGCTGCGGCGTCATGCCGTTCTGGTCGTACCCGGTCGAGTGCAGTGGATACGTCTTCGTCTTGTGTTCTCACCTCTaagacttctgcgtcttcgagttcaccgtcgccttctcACCTCAGGTCTGGGGGAGCCGCTGAACCCGCACAGAAGTCTTCGTCCCGGCCCGCGTGCTCGCCACTCGTGGGTGGAGCCTCTTGTGGTCCTGCGCAGTCTGCTGACGCGGCGTCTTGTCGCCTTCCGGAGAAAGTGTTGCGGCAGGCGATTCTGCGCTGtgctctgttcttctcctctctgaaCCTCGTGCCTCGCTGCTGTGCACTGCCTCTCCATCCGCTCGTACATCCGGTCGAGGTCGCGAatctgtctcgtctccgaACGCTGATTGAGTTGAGCAGCGCCAACGGGTGTCAATCGCTTCCTCCTGGGAAGACGCGAGTTGAGGGCAAACGCACAGCTTCGTCTGCGGTTTCTCAGACTTCAGCTTTAGGTTCTGCGGAGCCTCCAGTGTCGTCAGAGGCGCCTACTCCACGACCGTCCGCCGCGGCGCCCCAAAATGCTCACATTCATGACGGGGGTGCCGGGCAGCCTGCGGCTGAACTGGCCCAaagtgtgtctctttctccgtctctgtcgccttcctgtGCCTCACGTTCTGGCCTTCCAACGCCTCAACTGCGTTCTGGTTGGCCGCCTGTGCAGGGGCTTGGGTGCTCGCGGTCTCGGCCTGGGGGTGGACGTGATGCTCTGCTCTCGGAGTCGAGTTGtccctcctctttccctCGTTCCCCGCCTCCGGCGCATACCACGCCTCTGCCTGCCGCCTCCGATGTGGCTCCTACGGAGTCTCCTGTCTTTTCGATCGCATCTGGCATCGGGTCGCCAGCTTGTGAGGCGGCCTCTCGTTCTTTGCCTGAATCACAGAGAGTCCCGCCGCAGGCCGTGCGAACCAGCATGTGCGACGTAGCAGAAGATCGCGAGGACGAAGGGCGTTTGGCGTTTTCCGGAGACAGTGTGGGCCGCCGCGTGATGGCGACGCGAGAGCCGCAGGTGGGCGACAGGGTGGGAGACgaaacaagagaggagaaagacagcaGAAACCAAGGCCGAGTCGATCTGAGTGAGCCAGCCCGTAGCGCTGGCGAGGCATGTTTGACAGAGATagaaggagaaggtgaggacCAGGGAGGCAGTGAGACAGAGGACCGGATCTCGTGTGTGGGGCAGCGTGACTTCGAGGTAAGCCGAGAGGCGAGCAAAGACACTCGAGATAAcgagcgaggaggcgaatgtcgaggagagaagagtggaagaagacgaatcCAGAGGCTGCGGGGAACTGGTGGAGAACTGCCTCGAGAGCGAGGTGGGACACCTGTGACGGTGGTCGATGCCGAAGTGAGGAAGCTCGCGGTGGACGCTTGTGTagacgagaaaggcgagacacaGGGAGCAGAACCAGCGGCGAGACGTGGACAAGTGCACGCGCGACAAAGAGGCGAAAATGGCTTCATCTGTCGCTGTGTCGGGTCTGGCAAAGTCGGCGAACTGGATCGGCATCGGAGGCCAGTGCTGGTGCAGGGGCAGCCTGAAAGTGAAACACAGGCCGCCAGAGACGAGGGCGACAACGAGGTGAACAGTGAGGACGAAGGCAGTCCGAAACTGTCAATTCCTGAAACGCAAACGGTCCGTAGTTTTGGAGAACCAGAGGtcagggacagagagagtagcctcgacagagaaacacagaaacagatCCCTCGACAAAGAGAACATTCCCCGTCACCTCCGAGTGACGACAGAGTCCATGACACGGACGGGGAAGTTATGAATGACGCGACGCGGTTCCGGAGTGAacgcgaggaaagcgaagagtcGCCTGCGGGTTGtggcttctcctctcttcgtcgcggcGAGAAGACCCAGACGATTCTCActgagaagaacaagaccGAAGAGGCCACCATTTTTCTTGCGCATGCGAGCGCCGAGGAAACAAGCGAGGACGACTTTTGTTGTCTGGCACATACACACCCGAAGCTGGAAACGCAAGAtcaggaagaaaacgaagccaCTGGTGGCAGAAACAAAAGCCACATAGGCGGGACAGACAAGCCAAACGAGGAGCCTCTCGAGCTGGTGAAGATGaccgagacggagaagggtGCTGATGCACAGCCGCCTGAGGGAAAATGTtgggagacgagaggggaGTCTCTCAAGGggaaagacgcatgcatcgtTCCTGTTGGGGGGACGAAAGCGGAACTGAAACGCACGGGCGAAACCGAAGAGAAACTAGACAAAACTGAGGGGCCGCATCCAGCTAGTCAGGAAGGCAGGCGGCCGCCTCGCACGCGTCGCCAGCGCGTTCTAAATTTGCGATTGACTTCTTCCAAAGCGGCGCCTGAGTCAGGTAGTTCGAGCCCCAATCGCCGGCGAACTCGAAGGGGAAATCTGGAAAAGCAGAACGGCTTCACAGCTCCTCCCATCTCAAACGCCACTGAGTTTTTCGACGATGGAAGCGGCGTCGGCAGACAGCGGACGCTTCACTGGCTGCGCCGTTGCCTCCGAAACGAAATGGTGGCACCAGGCGTCGAGGGATTCTTCGTCTATTTGAAGCGCCACTCGTCTTCAAACTCTTCGTCCGCTTCAGTCTCCGCGCCcacttcctctgccttccacTTCGTCGCCGGCGCTCGCTTGGAGATGATTCAGGATGGGGACGCGTCGCTGTCGTGGCTGTTTCTGCCGCGCGGCCTCAGcaaggaggcggaggaagagcTGCTCCTCCCCTTTTTCGTCTACGTGATCTGCATCTATCTCCTCTGCATGCCCTACCGCTTGCGGCCCGGAGTCGACATCCTCAGTCCTCTCCTCCGACCCCTCCATGGCATGCAGCGGAGACGAAAGGCCAAGAGCGCAGGCGACGAAACAAACCCCGCGACGCTTGATGGGAagcaggaagcgaagggTGCAAGGGAGGGGGGCAGCGAGGAGTCTTGTTTTGagactgcagagacagctgagagacaggaagagacagaactaGCAGAAGGGCGACAGAGGGAACAGAAACGTGAAGAGGAAAATCAAGAAGGCAGACACGAAAGTGAACGCtcaagaggcgaagaagaagtgaaaaGTCGAAACGCATTCTTGGCTTCACTGCCTGAGGGCGCAGCTCTCCCTCTTGCTGTCTACGAAGCCATTGAAGAGCAGGATTCAGCTCTGGCGAGAAACGAGATTCGCATCTCCTCCAGCTTCAGTGGGGAATGTAGAGGCCCGCCAAACAAGTCAGGCGCGACACGCACGTATTTGAAGACAGTTGCGCTGCCTGTGCCTTCCTCACCTACTGGTGCcatgtctgcttctcccgcttcttcgtctccctattcttgctcttctcgctcttcctcttctccttctccctcgtctcccccttctgcttctccgcctgcttcttctccgcctgcttcttctccgcgtgcttcttctcccccctattcttcttcttttacTTTTCAGTGGAACTCCGAGAGATCCGAGGACTTTGCGTCTACCGCGTTTCCGCCTCCAgcttctccgccgcctcagactgcagcgtctgcgtcgcggggttctctctcgccttctgtgcCTACAGCTGAGGCGGCCGAGGGTGGGTCAGCGGCGGGGCAACAGTCTGCATCCGTTCCTGGCGATTCGCTGGTTCCAGAGGTCCGTGCGCCGAACCTCGCCTGTCGTCTGATGATCGACTGCGGAGATCTGCTGCTCTGTCCGCGgccgcttctgcgtcttctcctcgacaAGCGACCCTTCGCTCGAGGGGTGCATCCTCACCGGGAGCCAGACACTTCCGAACCGCCAGAAGTGGTTCGTGCCCAGCAGGAAGTTGCCttggttgcatgcagtctgttGTCTCCGAGGGCAACGACGAATCGCATTCGAGATCTCCGTGCGGCCTCAGCGTCCCTGTGCATCAACTTCAAGGATCACAGAGGGCCCCACAAGTCCAAACGCGTTCTGGGGGTGTCCGCCTCGCGACGAAGTGGAAAAAACAAATGCAAAAGTGCAAGAACCAGGAGGGgtcgcgaggagacgaaggtgatgaaagagagcgacgacgaggacgcgaAGGCGTTGGAGGAGACCTCGCCAGTCGTTTCGGCGGTGATCCGAGACGGAGGCGTCTTTCACAGTGACGTAGTGACAGCCCAGCAGTGCTGCTGCCAGGTCCAGCAAGCTTggcctctccgcttctttaTTTTCCACGCCTTAGACCTCGTTCTAAACATTTTACCGCAGCTCCTTACGCCCTTGCCACCGGAAACAAACGCTTCCAATACACCCGCATCGTACACCAACGCCTCACCGCAAACGGGACCGGATCtcgcctctttcgcctcttcttcgtttgcatca